In Flavobacterium endoglycinae, one DNA window encodes the following:
- a CDS encoding FAD-dependent oxidoreductase, whose translation MDNSYKDINEGSITSGDNVSFWIDSTEIIAFEKPNQDVRTDILIIGGGIAGLTTAYKLVKAGRKVVLVEDGFIGSGETGRTTAHLTNALDDRYYYLEKTFGKETASLAAQSHSAAIDEIEKIVTENQIECDFKRVNGYLFLHETDKEENLEKEFNALQNVGLETTLLDHIPSMAGGENKKSIEFKNQGQFHILHYLKGLAEAVVSLGGTIYTEAHAEDITKKGAKVNGYTFTADHIVVATNSPINDLVTMHTKQHAYRTYVIAGKIPKDSLPFSLWWDTGNMDAKWVAKPYHYVRVENFDENYDLLISGGEDHKTGQADEEDLSEISRYDKLEVWTRKNFPMLDEITYKWSGQVMEPVDSLGFMGKNPGDKNIYIITGDSGNGMTHATIGALIVSDMIQEIKNKWEEIYDPSRITFSAAGDFLKEAGNMAKQYLDWIAASDLDNVADLEAGNGGVLNVGLRKVAVYRDYDNSLKAFSAVCPHLGCIVQWNSDEKSFDCPCHGSRFAADGTVTNGPAQSNLGPIKVK comes from the coding sequence ATGGACAATTCATATAAAGATATAAATGAAGGAAGTATAACCTCTGGAGACAATGTTTCGTTTTGGATTGATTCTACAGAAATTATTGCTTTTGAAAAACCAAACCAAGATGTCCGTACCGATATTTTAATTATTGGCGGCGGTATTGCCGGACTTACAACAGCTTACAAACTTGTAAAAGCTGGAAGAAAAGTAGTTCTCGTAGAAGATGGTTTTATAGGCAGTGGTGAAACAGGAAGAACAACAGCGCATTTAACCAACGCTCTTGATGATCGCTATTATTATCTTGAAAAAACTTTCGGGAAAGAAACAGCATCACTTGCTGCACAAAGCCACAGTGCTGCTATTGATGAAATCGAAAAAATAGTAACCGAAAACCAGATTGAATGTGATTTTAAGAGAGTAAACGGATATCTGTTTCTTCATGAAACGGATAAAGAAGAAAATCTCGAAAAAGAATTTAACGCATTGCAAAACGTAGGTTTAGAAACAACTTTGTTAGATCATATTCCGTCAATGGCTGGAGGCGAAAACAAAAAATCGATCGAATTCAAAAATCAAGGACAATTTCATATTTTACATTATTTAAAAGGACTTGCAGAAGCAGTTGTTTCACTTGGAGGAACAATTTATACCGAAGCACATGCCGAAGATATTACTAAAAAAGGTGCAAAAGTAAACGGTTATACGTTTACCGCAGATCATATTGTTGTGGCAACTAACTCCCCTATTAATGATCTCGTGACCATGCATACCAAACAGCATGCGTACAGAACGTATGTAATCGCTGGAAAAATTCCAAAAGACAGTCTTCCCTTTTCTTTATGGTGGGATACCGGAAATATGGATGCCAAATGGGTCGCAAAACCATACCATTATGTTCGTGTAGAAAATTTTGACGAAAACTATGATTTGCTGATTTCGGGTGGTGAAGATCATAAAACCGGACAGGCAGATGAAGAAGATCTTTCTGAAATCTCACGTTATGATAAACTCGAAGTCTGGACACGAAAAAATTTTCCTATGCTCGATGAAATCACTTATAAATGGTCTGGCCAAGTTATGGAACCAGTAGATTCTCTAGGTTTTATGGGAAAAAATCCGGGAGACAAAAACATTTATATTATTACCGGAGATTCAGGAAACGGAATGACACATGCAACCATTGGAGCATTGATTGTAAGCGACATGATTCAAGAAATCAAAAATAAATGGGAAGAAATATACGATCCGTCCCGAATTACTTTTAGTGCAGCAGGAGACTTTTTGAAAGAGGCAGGAAATATGGCCAAACAATATCTGGATTGGATTGCAGCTTCAGATCTTGATAATGTTGCCGATTTAGAAGCTGGAAACGGCGGTGTTCTTAATGTTGGATTACGAAAAGTTGCCGTTTACCGAGATTACGACAATTCATTGAAAGCCTTTTCAGCCGTTTGTCCGCATTTGGGCTGTATTGTACAATGGAATTCAGATGAAAAATCATTTGACTGTCCGTGCCACGGCTCGAGATTCGCTGCCGACGGAACAGTAACGAATGGACCAGCACAAAGCAATTTAGGACCAATCAAAGTAAAGTAA
- a CDS encoding SDR family oxidoreductase yields the protein MEILSNYFSQNIAQKRIIVTGGTTGIGKAIADLLVSLGGRVLIFGRNENDLNNAMHDIKSKSSSGEIYGISADVTNKEDIRMIWERADHLFGGVDILINNAALGAESITDGNYDEWKYILETNVLGYMAFAREAVDRMTIQKSGHIINIGSMSAESKEKRSPIYVATKTATRGFSTSLRKGINALGIKVTLIEPGAVTSDMQQDPKEVQKEKIKKMEMLKAEDIAMSVAFCLSQHKRCDIVSIQVRPHLQMI from the coding sequence ATGGAAATTTTATCAAACTACTTTAGTCAAAATATTGCACAAAAACGCATAATCGTAACTGGTGGTACAACAGGAATTGGAAAAGCCATTGCTGATTTATTAGTGTCTCTAGGAGGTCGTGTTCTTATTTTCGGAAGAAATGAAAATGATTTAAACAACGCTATGCACGACATCAAAAGCAAATCATCATCTGGAGAAATTTACGGTATTTCTGCCGATGTAACCAACAAAGAAGATATTCGTATGATTTGGGAAAGAGCTGATCATTTATTTGGAGGTGTTGATATTCTAATCAATAACGCCGCATTGGGCGCCGAGAGCATTACCGATGGAAACTACGATGAATGGAAATATATTTTAGAAACAAATGTGCTAGGATATATGGCTTTCGCCAGAGAAGCGGTTGATAGAATGACCATCCAAAAATCTGGACATATCATTAATATAGGTTCTATGAGCGCAGAATCAAAAGAAAAAAGAAGTCCCATTTATGTCGCTACCAAAACCGCAACAAGAGGTTTCAGCACATCTCTTCGAAAAGGAATCAATGCACTTGGAATAAAAGTAACTCTTATAGAACCCGGAGCAGTAACCAGCGACATGCAGCAGGATCCTAAAGAAGTACAAAAAGAAAAAATCAAAAAAATGGAAATGTTAAAAGCAGAAGATATCGCCATGAGCGTTGCTTTCTGCCTGTCACAGCACAAACGCTGCGACATTGTAAGCATACAGGTTAGACCTCACTTACAAATGATTTAA